CCAGCGCTGCTTCCACATCTTGGCGACCAACCGAGTAAATCGGGTCAGCCTTCAAGATCCCACCCGATTTACTCGGCTGGTTTTCCGGGTTTTCCACAAGCCCAGCCCGATTCACTTGGCCGGTCGGCAAAAACCCAGACCCGATTCACTCGGCCGGTTGCTGGGGTTTTCCACAGGTGACACCCGATTCACTCGGCTGGTCTGAAGCAGGCCTGTGCCCGATTGACTCGGCCGGTTCCGTTCCGTTTGGCCCGATTCACTCGGTCGATTACCCGATTGACTCGGCCGGTTTGCCGGGGTTATCCACAGGTAAACACCCGATTTACTCGGCTGGTTGGGCTGAAAAACGCTGTCTGGAACACGGGTTGTCCTTATTGCTTGTTGTTGTTGTTTCATCAGTTTTTCCTTCTTTAAAACAAAACACCAAACATCAAGACAACGAGGCTCATGCGCTACAGTGCCTCTGAGGACACCCGCATGCCCCGACCCCGCAAGAAAGCAGAGGTCAATCCTCGGCGCCCCGCCGAAATCGACCGCTACGATGAGGCGAACTCCGCGCGTCTTGGACTCATCTGTGTGCAAGAGCGGATTCCGGCCGACTATACCCGGTGGGATGTGGAGTGGTCCGTGGACGGCCGGACGGCCCGTCTGACCTGCATTTCCCCCAGTGAGTACGGCGGGGTGCCTCATGGGCTGGATGGGGACTTCGCGACCACCTTGAACCTGATGTACCTGGAGCAGGGCGCGCCGGAATCTGGGGAGGTCAACACCACGGCCTACCAACTGCTGATCAAGGCCGGGTTCCCAGACAGTGGCCAGTACTATCAGGCCCTTCAGGAGTCGCTGGACCGCCTGAAAGGCGCCACCTACTCGGCGAGCGAGTCCTGGCGCGACAAGCGCTTTGAGCGCTGGACCACCGTCAAGTTCAACATCATTGAGCAGATCGACGCCGAGACGGCGCTGGGCCTGTCCTTCGGGTCCGGCACGGTCCTGAAGATTCGCCTGGCCAAACCCGTCGTGCAGAGCTTGCGGGCGCAGTATCTCAAGCCACTCGACATGACCTTCGTGCAGAGTCTGTCCCGGGCCCTCACCCGGAGCCTCTACCGGATTCTGGATGCCCGGCGGTACGACCCGGTGCATCCGGGGGAACCAGTCACCACGCTGCGCCTGCGGCTCAAAGACTGGGCGCGCGAATGCAAGTTGGTCGAGACCCTGCCCGGCCGCATTCGGCGCAACCTGGACGGGGCCCACGAAGAGCTGATTGCGCGGGGCTACCTGAGGTCGGTGGTCTATGAGGGCACCCGCGCCAACACCGACATCATCTACGAGTTCGGGGATGTGCAACTCAGCCCCCCAGCGCCGGAGCCCACGTTGCAGGTGATTCCGGATTCGCCCCTCGTTGAGGCCCTGTGCCGGGAAGGGGTCGTCCTGCCTGTTGCGCGCAAGCTGGTGCTCGATTACGGCGACATGCATGTCACCACCCGGATGGAGGCCTTTCAGACCATCCTGAAGGGGGGCTACACGCCCAAACGACGTTCGGCTTTCCTAGTGGATGTGATCAAAGACAGGGAGGGAAAATACGCCTCCGTGCTGGGTGCTCAACCGAACCCAGGGCCTTCGCTGGTCGCGCATCCGCCCGCCGCGCCGTCTCCGACGCCGCCGGTAGAGGACGCCCTGGAGCTGACGGATCAGGTTCAGGCGGAGTTCCGGGCGCTGCCCTATGAAGAGCAGGCGGCCCGCGCCCTGACCACGGTGCGCATGTTCGTGGGCCGTGAACTGCGGGACTATCACCTCAAAGGCCTCATGGCGTCTATGCTCAGCGGCGAGCTTGACCCTTTCACCGTGCAGCAGGACGTGTTCCGCGCGGCGAGTGACTTGCGTTTGCCTGAATTTGCGCAGCAGCTGCGCGACGTCTATAGCGGCCACCCCAGTTAACCGGGCCACGGGCGCTGGCAAGGGCCGAGGAGCCCTTCAAATGAAGGGCCTGAAAGGCTGGCGGCTTTGGCCATGGCGCGAAGGC
The Deinococcus arcticus DNA segment above includes these coding regions:
- a CDS encoding replication initiator protein A; amino-acid sequence: MPRPRKKAEVNPRRPAEIDRYDEANSARLGLICVQERIPADYTRWDVEWSVDGRTARLTCISPSEYGGVPHGLDGDFATTLNLMYLEQGAPESGEVNTTAYQLLIKAGFPDSGQYYQALQESLDRLKGATYSASESWRDKRFERWTTVKFNIIEQIDAETALGLSFGSGTVLKIRLAKPVVQSLRAQYLKPLDMTFVQSLSRALTRSLYRILDARRYDPVHPGEPVTTLRLRLKDWARECKLVETLPGRIRRNLDGAHEELIARGYLRSVVYEGTRANTDIIYEFGDVQLSPPAPEPTLQVIPDSPLVEALCREGVVLPVARKLVLDYGDMHVTTRMEAFQTILKGGYTPKRRSAFLVDVIKDREGKYASVLGAQPNPGPSLVAHPPAAPSPTPPVEDALELTDQVQAEFRALPYEEQAARALTTVRMFVGRELRDYHLKGLMASMLSGELDPFTVQQDVFRAASDLRLPEFAQQLRDVYSGHPS